The sequence ctcccttcccctccccctcatccctctccctatccctctccctcagcacATGCCACACAAAACCCAGCCCGACCCCGGCATCACAAACAGCATCTGAGTCATTGCATATAGATCAGCTGATTAGCGAAACAgataagagggagataaaggagagacaaagCGGAATTCAATagactttccctctccttttccccgattcacttttttcttctttttttttagaacaacTTTGATCTTTGATgaattcattgtgtgtgtgtgtgaatttcatatatatatatatatatatatatatatatatatatatatatatatatatatatatatatatatatatatatattgtgtgtgtgtgtgtgtgtgtgaataatatatatatgtgtgtgtgtgtgtgtgtgtgtgtgtgtgtgtgtgtgtgtgtgtgtgtgtgtgtgtgtgtgtgtgtgtgaattatatatatatatatatatatatatatatatatatatatatatatatatatatatatatatatatatatatatatatatacacgtgtgcgtatgtctgtgttctGTACACCGAGAAGGAAGATTCAAAGATATTTAAAAccgagatttatttttttctttactatatgAAAATATTACACTGTTGAATTGATATTCATAAATAACGTCAGTCCAATAACGAAACGAAACGATTGGAGAACATTGATACGTAAGGAGATTATAATAATGGAAGAAGTggcagaaaaacaataataatgatgagaataatgatgttgatacttATGCTACTGTCAATGATTGTCATGATGAtggttagtaacaataatgatgatgatgatgatgttgttgttgatgatgatgatgatgatgatgatgatgatgatgatgatgatgatgatgatgatgatgatgatgatgatgatgttgttgttgatgatgatgatgaaatgataataatgataataacaaagataataaaaattaaaacaatagtgatgatgatgatattaatgatattactaatactaatacgcataataatgataaaacaatatcatgaaaataataaaagtaacagtccTTATAATATTAATAGGGATagcagcaatgatgattatgaaagtgCTATgagtaatggtaaaaatgataacgataaaataatgataatgatgataataataccaataataatgataaaagtaaggataataataataatgacaatcataatgatatcaataacgatttaaaaataatgataacaatgataataatgataacggtaataatagtaataatgatatttgtaaaaatgataataatagtgacaataataataatgataataataataatgataataataacaataacagtgatgataacggtaatgatagaaatgatgataataatggtaataataatgatgaaaacgataacaaaaaacaacaacagcaataatggtaatctcgaaataaggataatgctgttaataacaataacgacgataacaacaataaaaacaataacagtaccaCTTACTAATCATATAATAAtctttacagtgataataatagaaataacaaaatataacaacaaaaaaaagcttGACTAGCCATGGCAAACAGAGCACAGGCaacgtgatatttttttttattccaaataTAGATTCGCATCGAAAACCAACATGGAAGTCGGTAAAATGACTTACGATGCAAGGGACATTTTAGAACGTTCAGTGGAAATGCTGAATACatacgtttatgcatatatgtgtgggaaggagagagaaagagaggaagagagagggtgagggaggaagagggagaaagagagagagaggatgagggagggagggaaagagaggaggggggggagggagagagaggaggagggagagagagaaataaataaagaaagagagagagcaagagagcgagaacgagagagagaggaggagcgagaggcagggaacgaggggggagggaaagagagagagagacacacatatatactgcacacacacacacacacacacatacacatgcacacacacacacacacacacacacacacacacacacacacacacacacacacacacacacacacacacacacacacacacacatatatatatatatatatatatatatatatatatatatatatatatatatatacatatataaaaacatataaacattcatgtatatacacatatacaagtaagAATCTCCATTTTCCCGATTATGGAACACTACGATCTTCCTTTTTAACAAGAGAATCGATGTCTTTTCCCCGATAGATCATAATGAAATcctatggaaaaaaaagaaaaaaaaatagcattatATCACATGTTTCCACGTGAGGGAAGcttttttatgtaaatgtgtgtccCAAAAATGACCCTTATctgcaaggaatggctggggtttCCTTATTCTGACGGATAAGCTATGCAGGCCGAAAACGCTgccagtgtgtgagtgtgagtgagtgagtgagagtgtgtgtgtgtgtgtgtgtgtgtgcgtgtgtgtgtgcgtgtgtgtgtgtgtgtgtgtgtgtgtgtgtgtgtgtgtgtctttacgtgtgtgtgtgtagagagacagCTAGATATACTATTTGCTATACTAACTTGTTATGAAATGATCAACGCCGTTaaaagaagcccccccccctatccaccccccctcccagatttccaccctctcaccctcaacACGACTTGACggcgccctcctcctccgccagcccCTCTTCAGCAGCCCTTCGACCCGCCCGATTCTTCACTTGTTCCAGCGAGTATCTGAGGCCAAGGAACCCGGTGAGGAGAACGAACCCGAAGAAGGCGCCGACGAGGTGTTCGTACGAAGGGTAGAAGTCCAAGGTGGAGCTGTAGACGGCGGTGAAGATGGCGCTGTCGACGAGCGGCCACAACACCTCCAAGATGGCCAACATGGAGAAGACGCGCCCGACCTCGTCTGCGTCGCATATCTAAGAGGTCGTCGTGAGTTCATGTAGAAAAAGCATGGATGGAAACGTACTGATGATACGTTATCACTCATCCCCTTTAGCAGGTGTTTATATAAAGGCAAATAACCCTCTTTACTTGTTTGGGATTTTGTGCTGTGATCGGGGTTTAATtgggggatatttttttttataataactcCCATGAGGATACTGCAGCAcgtatgataatgattgcaatatatGACGAAAAAGGTCAAATATTTCATGACAAactgacaaaagaaaaaacacgttCTTATACCcattatataggcctatatccaACAGTTCCTTACCTTCGACATCAGAGCTCTGATGGCAGCAGAAGTAATACCGGAAGGCATGATGGCGAAGAGGTAAATGACCCACCACTGGGACGGGGAGGTGGTCAGGCCGAGCGTGAGCAGCTTCAGGAAAATGATGAACGCCACCCCAGCTCCCATTGAACAGTCATGGACGGCCAGTTTGTGCAGCACAGGAGCCGCGAGGAGACTCATGGCCTGTTCGAGCACTTGGTTGACGGTCGAGTACAAGCTGTATTGGTTCTCGTCCCAGAGGTATACCCGACGCGTCCACAGGTAGAGGTTGTGGGGCATCGTGCTAATCTGACTCAACATTATCAACATGAGGACAATGAGGTGAGACCGGCCTCGCCCGGGCCGGCGCCTGAAGCAAACCCGAAACAGATCAACGATATTCCTCGGATCCCAGGGGCTCCCTGATGTTTTTCCTTCGCTCGAATCACCTGGGGCTTCCTTGGTGTCGTTCGCATGACCTGGGGCTTCGTTTGCATGACCTGGGGCTTCCTTGGTGTCGTTCGCATGACCTGGGGCTTCCTTGGTGTCGTTCGCATGACCTGGGGCTTCCTTGGTGTCGTTTGCATGACCTGGGGCTTCCTTGGTGCCGTTCACATGACCTGGGGCTTCCTTCCTGACATCCACGTCGCTCGAGGCTTCCTTGTTGTCGGAACTGGAGTCTTTATCTCTGATCACGAAGATGACAAGGAGGAGACACGCCACGATGATCACGAGCCCCAGACCGAAGACCCAAACATAGCCTTTGGCGGCGAAGACCCACGCCCCCAGGACCGTGCCAATCGGGCCTCCCATGTGCATGATGGAATTCATGATCGTCATGCGGACCGTGCGCGTCTTGGCGTTCGTCTTGTCCGCCATGAAGCTGTAGCAGGCCATCAGGAGCATCATCATTCCTCCGCCGAGGCTATtcaggaaggaggcgaggaggaggacctgCGGAGGccacgaggggaagagggactcCAGCAGGTAGATGAAGATGTAAAGCAGATCCCCGACGAAGGAGAGGACGATCAGCGCCTTCCTCCCGCGGCGGTCGCTCCACGTGGCGGTGAAGGAGATGAGCACCAGGGGAACCACCGTCGACACCACCTTCTCGTAGAAGTAGAACACGCTGTCCAACTTCTGCGTCTCCGCCTGAATGTCCCCGTGATGACCGTCGTTGAGCAAGGCGCAGTCCTCCTCGTCGTAGCCCAGAGTTATCCGGCAGAACCGATCGAGCTTCAGGTTCTCCCTCACGACCGACCGAGAGTACAGGCCGATGTAGTAGAGAAAAAGAATCGGCTCGATGGATATCTCGCCGAGGAACCCGCGGACTTTCCCGAGGGTCGTGTTGGTCTTCGACTCGCTCGCCATAGCTCGTGGTCCTCGCCCTTTCGCTGAGGGAGGAAAACGAccgtctctttatatctctttggCTTATATCTGCAGCTCGATAAGGCGGTGGAGAAATGGATTCGTcgcattattaattttttttagccTATTTGCTAAATGTATTGTGCGTTCTATTTTCGTCTTACAATCATCCACGCACACTTTTGTTTCTCAGAATGATAATGCAACATTTCCTCGATAGGTTTTGAAGAATAAGTTAAGAGGTAAGgtagtaaagatttttttttatgtgtgaaaggagacgagcgagagagagaagaaaaggagagaatgaagtagggacacaaacaaacaaacgggaaacaatacgagaaaagaacaagcgcataacaataaaaaaaaaaagaaagaaggaaaaagagggagagaaatagggtaACAAGGCAAACCCcatcccccaataaaaaaaaaatcaaaggtgaACAGTGAACGAACTCAATGATCATtatcagaaagataaaaaaccgGGGCTCCCACAGCGTTGACACCTGATAAGTGTGGAGAATTTTCCCACGCTGCCCTCGCTTCAACATGTGTACCTTATCTCTCGTTAAGGGTTAAACACGTGCCTTGCCTTGCTGTCTTATCTCTGGTGAAATTCAGTAAACCCTACGCATTTCGCTGTATCAGTATCATCGTCATAGTTTTTGGGagaattgttaatgttatcatcattgccgtcCTCTTTGtcctcatttttatcttcatttttatcttcgtcatcatcatcaccgttttcTTTACCACACTCAACCATCCTCtgcattaccatcaacatcattagtatcatcatttgtattattactgttagtattattaccgtattattatttatgttagtattatcatcattgttattatttttactactagtagtagtagcagtattattattattactactattattactacaccattattgttgttatcattattactatcccagttatcattatattattatcattatatcattgtcaGTGGCAATAttttctactgttattatcactttcattattgttgctattattatcactatttctattgttttaataaaagctatcattattatttttactgttgctattatagttgttaacattaccattagtgttgtcattatgactgttatcatcattatcattattattattatcattactttattatcgttattattattatcatcattatcattagtacttctactaattccattatcatttttactatcatcatttatcattattattattattattattgtcaagatcattagtattaatattagtatcactattattattattattatcatcaccatcatcatcataagtattcttgttattactattttcaatatagttattattatcataatcagtatcgtagacatcattattatcgttattgtcattgctatcatatttattgttcttatgattaagataatagtatttatcattattactattatcattatcattttgaattttattattatcattattatcatcactattgttactactgctattatcattgtcatcatttttactatcatttttattatattattgttactattatcattatcatcatcattattattattattattattattattattattattattttcattattatcattatcattattattatcattattgtcattattattatcattatcatatcattattattattatcatatcattattattatcattatcattatcataattattattatcatttttatcattattactattattattatcattagtattatctttttatcattattataattattatcattatcatcattattatgataataatgatgataataataataatgattataataataataataatgataataataatgataaggattatgataacaataataataatgataataactattgttatctttctcctgtttattatcattacttttattattatcactatcattatgactgttattactattattattataacattatcacattattattatcattgcctttatcattcttaatattatcattataattattatcattatccttataaccgttattgttataatcattgtcattatgattatcattatcatcattattattatcatatatttttttataataatcataattataataataataataataataatactaataataataataataacaacaacaacaacaacaacaacaacaacaacaacaacaacaacaacaacaacaacaacaacaacaacaacaacaataataataataataacagtaataataataatagcaataatcatcatcatcatcatcatcatcatcatcatcatcataatagcaataatattgatgatagtgataatgataataataatgataataataatgataataataacaagagcaataacaatgataataaatgataataaagataacagtaatgatgataataaaattagcaataatgacaatgtaaaACAAAAATAGGACTTCACATTTTCAAGAAACAGTTAACAAAATCATTTACTCgctcattaatatatatttatcatagtgAATAGAAATTATTAAAAGAGAAGCGGAAATCcataacaaagagaaataaatagggtAGGGAAAAGGAAACATCAAATAGcataaaatatcattataaaatatgtTGAAGATAGCTTTCTGAGTGTCATTTTATAAAATGGTGACATGACAattatataatgttaatgataactctTAGTGTAGGTGTTCCCTTGGTGATATCTATTACAATtacattacgttttttttttttttttttttttttgataatgacaCTCACTTCAATAAGCAATATCATTCATAGCCTTCATATGTTCAATTGATTCAATAATCGAGGTTTAATACAATCTGTTTATTGGAATTCATTTGATAAGCGTATTTACATAATGAAACGCTCGTAACTGTCATATTTGTATCTCAGTGAGTCTAAATATTTCATAACAAGGTGTAACTGAAGGTACGTTTTGAAGTTATGGGAATGAAtcaatacatatctctctctgttgTATGTTCGTTgttatattgttgctattatttcgtaagttcctttttttacttttttattagactatatttttctttctgttgtactctctctctctcaatctctctctctctctctctctctctctctctctctctctctctctctctctctctctctctctctctctctctcactcacacacacacacacacacacacacacacacacacacacacacacacacacacacacatatctccgtttcccttcttcttcttcttcttcttcttcttccttcttctccttctcctcctcctcatcatcatcatccttctccttctccttctcctcccacccccttcttctccctctccttctgctccctcttcctcctcctttttctctttctccttccctttccccaccctctgtCTCCCCAAaagccttcttcctctcttcctctccccctttcgcttaTCTAAAGGCATAAATCCCAGATAAATGGAAAGATTCATCACAGCGTTTTTAATCAAATAATTCAAAGTGCTTGCATGGTCTAGATGGCCGGGAGGGCTTCCTGCAACAAGGCTTACATGCAATATGTCATGTGTGATAAGATATAATTGATGATTGatttatgcttgttttttttttttctctctttctctctttctctatttctctgtctctccctttctcttgcgcgctctctctctcattcttgttcttgctctttctctttctctctctctctttctctgtctctcactctccctttttctttctcttgctcttgctcttgcttttgcttttgctcttgctcttgctcttgctcttgctcctgctctcctgttctctctctctctctctctctctctctctctctctctctctctctctctctctctctctctctctctctctcttcctctttgtcaatgcctttgtctgtctctctgtttacccatcgatatatctatttatacatcttcttttctgtctatctatcaatctatctatctactcttgaAGGGAAAAATGGCATTTCATTTATGTTTGAAATATtacgtatcatttttttttcaatattcttaGTGCTAGAAGtctgatgttattataattgtatttACCTTCTTAACATACATAAGtttattctcatttatctttatttattttccacaGGCTAGGAATatattacaaatttatatatagcaGACCTCATTActtataatgattaaataatgtTTCTTAAGTCTTaagtttattcattatcattccacAGGACATGCGAATATGATATACAATAAACAATTATCGTATTTatcattttaaaatcattataaaaattatgtGCACACtgaatttttaataatttttttatattcatttcctttttcgttttgaaTTTTGTCAAACATTGGAATCTCGTGTTCGAAATGTGGAAAGTTCAAAATCGTATTTCCcattacaaaataacaataataataataataataataaataaataaataaaattaaatgtatattatt is a genomic window of Penaeus vannamei isolate JL-2024 chromosome 14, ASM4276789v1, whole genome shotgun sequence containing:
- the LOC113811177 gene encoding proton-coupled folate transporter isoform X1, translating into MASESKTNTTLGKVRGFLGEISIEPILFLYYIGLYSRSVVRENLKLDRFCRITLGYDEEDCALLNDGHHGDIQAETQKLDSVFYFYEKVVSTVVPLVLISFTATWSDRRGRKALIVLSFVGDLLYIFIYLLESLFPSWPPQVLLLASFLNSLGGGMMMLLMACYSFMADKTNAKTRTVRMTIMNSIMHMGGPIGTVLGAWVFAAKGYVWVFGLGLVIIVACLLLVIFVIRDKDSSSDNKEASSDVDVRKEAPGHVNGTKEAPGHANDTKEAPGHANDTKEAPGHANDTKEAPGHANEAPGHANDTKEAPGDSSEGKTSGSPWDPRNIVDLFRVCFRRRPGRGRSHLIVLMLIMLSQISTMPHNLYLWTRRVYLWDENQYSLYSTVNQVLEQAMSLLAAPVLHKLAVHDCSMGAGVAFIIFLKLLTLGLTTSPSQWWVIYLFAIMPSGITSAAIRALMSKICDADEVGRVFSMLAILEVLWPLVDSAIFTAVYSSTLDFYPSYEHLVGAFFGFVLLTGFLGLRYSLEQVKNRAGRRAAEEGLAEEEGAVKSC
- the LOC113811177 gene encoding proton-coupled folate transporter isoform X3, producing the protein MASESKTNTTLGKVRGFLGEISIEPILFLYYIGLYSRSVVRENLKLDRFCRITLGYDEEDCALLNDGHHGDIQAETQKLDSVFYFYEKVVSTVVPLVLISFTATWSDRRGRKALIVLSFVGDLLYIFIYLLESLFPSWPPQVLLLASFLNSLGGGMMMLLMACYSFMADKTNAKTRTVRMTIMNSIMHMGGPIGTVLGAWVFAAKGYVWVFGLGLVIIVACLLLVIFVIRDKDSSSDNKEASSDVDVRKEAPGHVNGTKEAPGHANDTKEAPGHANDTKEAPGHANDTKEAPGDSSEGKTSGSPWDPRNIVDLFRVCFRRRPGRGRSHLIVLMLIMLSQISTMPHNLYLWTRRVYLWDENQYSLYSTVNQVLEQAMSLLAAPVLHKLAVHDCSMGAGVAFIIFLKLLTLGLTTSPSQWWVIYLFAIMPSGITSAAIRALMSKICDADEVGRVFSMLAILEVLWPLVDSAIFTAVYSSTLDFYPSYEHLVGAFFGFVLLTGFLGLRYSLEQVKNRAGRRAAEEGLAEEEGAVKSC
- the LOC113811177 gene encoding proton-coupled folate transporter isoform X2; the encoded protein is MASESKTNTTLGKVRGFLGEISIEPILFLYYIGLYSRSVVRENLKLDRFCRITLGYDEEDCALLNDGHHGDIQAETQKLDSVFYFYEKVVSTVVPLVLISFTATWSDRRGRKALIVLSFVGDLLYIFIYLLESLFPSWPPQVLLLASFLNSLGGGMMMLLMACYSFMADKTNAKTRTVRMTIMNSIMHMGGPIGTVLGAWVFAAKGYVWVFGLGLVIIVACLLLVIFVIRDKDSSSDNKEASSDVDVRKEAPGHANDTKEAPGHANDTKEAPGHANDTKEAPGHANEAPGHANDTKEAPGDSSEGKTSGSPWDPRNIVDLFRVCFRRRPGRGRSHLIVLMLIMLSQISTMPHNLYLWTRRVYLWDENQYSLYSTVNQVLEQAMSLLAAPVLHKLAVHDCSMGAGVAFIIFLKLLTLGLTTSPSQWWVIYLFAIMPSGITSAAIRALMSKICDADEVGRVFSMLAILEVLWPLVDSAIFTAVYSSTLDFYPSYEHLVGAFFGFVLLTGFLGLRYSLEQVKNRAGRRAAEEGLAEEEGAVKSC